Sequence from the Gemmatimonadota bacterium genome:
GGTTCAGCTTCGGGCGGGACAATACCATGGGGGACGTGGGCTGCGTCATGGACAGGCTGCCCGGCATCGTAGCCCGCCTCCGCGACGTTTCCGCCGCGCAGGTACCCGGTTGAGGCGCGTTCCATGTACTCATCCACCGTAATGGATCACTTTCACTCGCCCCGCAACGTGGGGGATCTTCCCGACGCGGACGGCGTGGGCAACGCCGGAAACCCCATCAGTGGGAACACTATTGCACTGTACTTGAGGATCGCGGACGGGACCGTAACGGACGCGAAGTTCAGGACCTTCGGCTGCGCGGCGTCTATCGCGGCGAGCAGCATGGTCACCGAATGGGTGATCGGCAGGACGACCGAAGAGGCCGCGTCCATCGAAAACCATACGATCGCGGAGGCCCTGGGCGGCCTTCCGCCTACCAAGATGCACTGCTCCACCATGGCCGCTGACGGCGTGCGGACGGCGATCGAGGATTACCGGTCCCGTCACGGCACGGGCCGGAAAGACTGAACTGATGACGACAATTTCCCATTCTTTTGTCCGCGGCGGAGAAGCCACGGCTTCCGCCTTCGATCCCTTCGTCAACCGGCTGCCGCCGGCAGGGGCGAAGGTCGTCGTGGCCATGAGCGGCGGCGTGGACAGCTCGGTGGCGGCCGCGATGCTCAAGGAAGCGGGCTGCGAGGTCATCGGCGTCACGATGCACCTGTGGGACTACGACCGCGTGGGAGGCAATGCGCAGTTCGAACACGGCTGCTGCACGGTCGAGGACCGCAACGACGCGCGGGTCGTAGCCGGCAGGCTCGGCATCCCCTACTACGTGGTGGATTTCCGCGAGGAGTTCGAGCGGGGCGTCATCTCGAATTTCGTCTCCGAATACGTACAGGGGCGTACGCCCAATCC
This genomic interval carries:
- a CDS encoding iron-sulfur cluster assembly scaffold protein, whose protein sequence is MYSSTVMDHFHSPRNVGDLPDADGVGNAGNPISGNTIALYLRIADGTVTDAKFRTFGCAASIAASSMVTEWVIGRTTEEAASIENHTIAEALGGLPPTKMHCSTMAADGVRTAIEDYRSRHGTGRKD